The proteins below are encoded in one region of Bacteroides uniformis:
- a CDS encoding glycosyltransferase family 2 protein — protein sequence MDKKMNTLPLITLGIPIYNAAGLIERTLLSALNQTYPNIEFIFVDDKGDSMDIVRRVAGEHPRGSAVRIIDQVVNQGTGAARNTIVEKATGEYLFTMDCDDVLIPECIELLYNKMQEHPVDFVAASFVRRDLEGKVYPGGCQYEDTLITDGDYAVAKYRYGRGQNIFVATWNKLYRTDFLRKNEVRCIPHYLIDDPWFTYQVILRARSCRLLPDCTLFFTYNPQSVTSLKELQGYSEFLTEQYIGTQLLKSGYIHSLTGESFYNGLMLDIMKMSLYHANRVYASACISPEKKRQYLENLLSRHFSYPSHWHLDKNLMKLLPFLLFYMMPMAAKKWLVGFMVNINLKDKVKRWLHF from the coding sequence ATGGATAAAAAGATGAATACTCTTCCGCTTATAACGCTGGGCATACCTATTTATAATGCTGCGGGTCTTATAGAGCGTACATTATTGTCTGCCCTTAACCAAACGTATCCGAACATTGAATTTATTTTTGTCGATGATAAAGGGGATAGTATGGATATAGTTCGCAGGGTAGCCGGGGAACATCCACGCGGAAGTGCTGTCCGTATTATCGACCAAGTGGTCAATCAGGGTACGGGGGCGGCACGTAATACCATTGTCGAGAAGGCGACGGGGGAATATCTGTTTACAATGGATTGCGACGATGTGCTTATACCGGAGTGCATTGAATTGCTGTATAATAAGATGCAGGAACATCCAGTGGATTTTGTGGCGGCATCCTTCGTCCGGCGTGATTTGGAAGGAAAAGTGTATCCCGGTGGATGCCAGTACGAGGATACTCTAATTACTGATGGAGATTATGCAGTGGCTAAATATCGTTACGGACGGGGGCAGAATATCTTTGTAGCTACTTGGAACAAGCTTTATCGGACGGATTTTCTGCGCAAAAATGAGGTTCGTTGTATTCCTCATTATCTGATTGATGACCCTTGGTTTACGTATCAAGTGATATTGCGGGCCCGTTCTTGCCGCTTGTTGCCGGATTGTACACTGTTCTTTACTTATAATCCTCAATCGGTCACCAGTTTGAAAGAGCTGCAAGGGTATTCAGAGTTTTTGACAGAACAATATATTGGTACGCAGTTGTTGAAGTCTGGGTATATACACTCTTTGACCGGCGAGTCTTTCTATAACGGACTGATGTTGGACATCATGAAAATGAGCCTTTATCATGCCAACCGGGTATATGCTTCTGCATGTATTTCGCCGGAGAAGAAGCGGCAATATCTGGAAAATCTTTTATCCCGCCATTTTTCTTATCCGTCACATTGGCATTTGGATAAAAATTTGATGAAGCTGCTTCCTTTTCTTCTGTTCTATATGATGCCTATGGCCGCTAAAAAGTGGTTGGTTGGCTTCATGGTCAATATAAATCTGAAGGATAAGGTGAAGCGCTGGCTTCATTTTTAG
- a CDS encoding glycosyltransferase, which yields MEKWLSFIVPVYNVEDYLSECVDSLLNQDVPSELYEIILYDDGSTDGSLRIAQKYGADYANIRVFTHLNSGAAETRNEAIEKAVGKYIWFVDSDDFIAPGLLSRFYEKTRESHLDMLIFNNVAFEDGKCRRFVGFDVPESPIKTGIELYQDFYYNPVLTNRLILRDLLIKHRLRYIPGNKAEDCVLNPLCFYHANAVCSLPVDAYYYRMRSQSVSHHVDNQKRIIESLLEGLENHSDYVKEHPAPDFWMRVCVHDIRRVHIWLDTACDNRKEKGEFIGRERLALRSALERLPFRLSIDYAVLCLASLSPLLILDVQRFLRTMKRWIKR from the coding sequence ATGGAGAAATGGCTGAGTTTTATTGTTCCGGTATACAATGTGGAAGATTATCTGTCTGAATGTGTAGATAGCTTGTTGAATCAGGATGTTCCGTCAGAGCTATATGAGATAATACTCTATGATGACGGGTCTACTGACGGAAGTCTGCGGATAGCACAGAAATATGGGGCTGATTATGCTAATATCCGTGTTTTTACCCATCTTAATTCCGGAGCGGCTGAAACTCGGAATGAAGCCATTGAAAAGGCGGTCGGCAAATACATCTGGTTTGTTGACAGCGATGATTTCATTGCTCCCGGCTTGTTGTCTCGTTTTTATGAGAAGACCCGCGAAAGCCATTTGGACATGCTGATATTCAATAATGTGGCTTTTGAAGACGGCAAATGCAGGCGTTTTGTCGGATTTGACGTACCTGAATCACCGATAAAGACGGGGATAGAGCTCTATCAGGATTTCTATTACAATCCGGTACTGACCAATCGCTTGATACTCCGTGACCTGCTGATAAAGCACCGTTTGCGTTATATTCCAGGGAATAAGGCAGAGGATTGTGTGCTGAATCCTCTTTGTTTTTATCATGCCAATGCTGTCTGTTCACTTCCGGTCGATGCTTATTATTATCGGATGCGTAGTCAGTCGGTGTCTCATCATGTTGATAATCAGAAAAGAATTATAGAGTCTTTATTGGAAGGGCTCGAAAACCACAGTGACTATGTGAAAGAACATCCGGCCCCTGATTTCTGGATGAGGGTTTGTGTACACGATATACGACGGGTACACATTTGGCTGGATACAGCTTGTGATAATAGAAAAGAGAAAGGCGAGTTCATTGGCCGGGAGAGATTGGCTCTAAGGTCGGCGTTAGAGCGATTGCCTTTCCGGTTGTCCATTGATTATGCTGTCTTATGTCTGGCTTCGCTTTCCCCTCTGTTGATACTGGATGTGCAACGTTTTTTACGTACAATGAAACGATGGATAAAAAGATGA
- a CDS encoding lipopolysaccharide biosynthesis protein codes for MPQESRLKKSLLNARVNLIFYFLSLALSFFSRKIFLDALGADFMGLIGTLNNLLGFLNLAELGISTAIGYVLYKPLFEHDEKKINEIISVFGFIYRRIGFIILSAGCALACFLPLIFPNNVFDLGVIYFAFFSYLTTSLIGYFANYKQTLLGADQKNYVVTAYFQSAVLIKTCLQMGLVYYTGNYYLWISLELLLGIVYSIILNWKVNQVYPWLKSEVKQGKLLFKKYPEVTRYTKQLFVHKLGSFVQFQTTPFLVYAFVSLKTVAYYGNYTLIIDKISIFISNLLGSTNAGVGNLIAEGDSKRIQQVFWELMGIRFLIAGTISFALIRLTGAFISLWLGSEYVLPQHILYLIIINSFISYTRGAIDQFTYGYGLFQDTWAPIAEVIINLTVAIIAGHFWGLPGILMGNITSLFLIIVIWKPYFLYSQGFKIPVLHYWMGYIKHLLIILLPGIVCYHLYPSNDFTPESSFTHWILYGMILISTYGILTCSLLYLFTPGIRAFAHRILKRHH; via the coding sequence ATGCCTCAGGAGTCACGCCTTAAAAAATCATTGCTCAATGCGCGGGTTAATCTCATTTTTTATTTCCTGAGTTTAGCCCTATCATTTTTTTCCAGAAAAATCTTTCTGGATGCATTGGGCGCAGACTTTATGGGGCTGATAGGTACACTGAACAATCTCTTGGGTTTTCTGAACCTTGCAGAATTGGGTATCAGCACAGCCATCGGCTACGTTCTGTATAAACCCCTCTTTGAACACGATGAAAAGAAAATCAATGAAATAATTTCCGTTTTCGGTTTCATCTACCGCCGTATCGGTTTTATCATTCTAAGTGCAGGATGTGCCTTGGCATGCTTCCTGCCCTTGATATTCCCCAATAATGTCTTTGATTTAGGCGTCATCTATTTTGCATTTTTCTCGTATCTGACCACTTCACTAATAGGATATTTTGCCAATTACAAGCAAACCCTTTTGGGAGCAGACCAGAAGAACTATGTAGTGACAGCCTATTTTCAAAGTGCCGTACTGATAAAGACTTGTCTGCAAATGGGATTAGTCTATTATACGGGCAACTATTACCTATGGATTAGCCTGGAACTTCTGCTGGGCATTGTCTATTCCATTATCCTGAACTGGAAAGTCAACCAGGTATACCCTTGGCTGAAAAGCGAAGTGAAACAAGGAAAGCTGCTTTTCAAGAAATATCCGGAAGTAACCCGGTATACCAAACAGCTCTTTGTCCATAAACTGGGCAGTTTCGTACAGTTCCAAACCACTCCCTTCCTGGTATATGCCTTCGTCTCACTCAAAACTGTGGCTTACTATGGGAACTATACGCTCATTATTGATAAGATAAGTATATTTATCAGCAACCTATTAGGGAGTACCAATGCAGGAGTAGGTAACCTGATAGCCGAAGGTGATTCCAAACGTATCCAGCAAGTATTCTGGGAGTTGATGGGTATCCGTTTCTTGATAGCCGGAACCATTTCATTTGCCCTGATTCGACTGACCGGCGCTTTTATTTCATTATGGCTGGGAAGTGAATACGTATTGCCCCAACATATTCTGTATCTGATTATCATCAACTCGTTCATCAGCTACACCCGAGGTGCCATAGACCAATTTACCTATGGGTATGGTTTATTTCAAGATACTTGGGCTCCCATTGCGGAAGTAATCATCAACCTGACTGTTGCCATCATTGCCGGACATTTTTGGGGACTGCCGGGAATTTTGATGGGCAACATAACCAGCCTATTTCTCATCATAGTCATTTGGAAACCTTACTTTCTTTATTCGCAAGGATTCAAAATACCCGTTCTTCACTATTGGATGGGCTACATCAAGCATCTGCTGATTATACTGCTGCCGGGAATAGTATGCTACCATCTCTATCCAAGCAATGACTTTACACCGGAAAGCTCTTTTACACATTGGATTCTCTATGGAATGATTCTGATTTCCACTTATGGGATATTGACCTGCTCGTTGCTCTATCTTTTCACTCCGGGCATACGTGCATTCGCTCACCGGATACTGAAAAGGCATCATTGA
- a CDS encoding glycosyltransferase: MGKIRKVARILKIPMLKYDYKRTLQSDYGGIFRYTDALCLLSLKFLPDLWQIYSKDLSRVIAIPNPNTYPAQENTDFLKKKQILYVGRIEWRQKRVGRLIDIWKRIYKKFPDWELVIVGDGPIRQTLEQKALKMERVVFTGWQDPEPFYRDASILCLTSDFEGWGMVLTEAMTFGAVPVAFNSYAAITDIIDDGKNGLLVPPFSHKEFARKLGSLMKDEELRREMSKNCVQYVRRFDIQNVADEWENAFDRLKSTARQ, encoded by the coding sequence ATGGGAAAAATCAGAAAGGTGGCCCGTATCCTCAAAATTCCCATGCTTAAGTATGATTACAAGCGTACATTACAATCAGATTATGGAGGCATTTTTCGATATACAGATGCATTATGTTTACTTTCCTTGAAATTTCTTCCTGATTTGTGGCAGATATATTCAAAAGATTTGAGCCGGGTGATTGCCATCCCCAATCCGAATACATATCCTGCTCAAGAAAATACAGATTTTCTCAAGAAGAAGCAGATATTGTATGTAGGCCGGATAGAGTGGCGCCAGAAGCGTGTAGGACGGCTGATTGATATCTGGAAGCGTATATATAAAAAATTTCCCGATTGGGAGTTGGTCATTGTGGGAGACGGGCCGATAAGGCAGACATTGGAACAGAAAGCCTTAAAGATGGAACGGGTTGTTTTCACCGGTTGGCAAGACCCTGAACCATTTTACCGGGATGCAAGCATCCTATGTCTGACGAGTGACTTTGAAGGGTGGGGAATGGTATTGACCGAAGCCATGACATTCGGGGCGGTTCCGGTGGCGTTCAATTCGTATGCAGCTATCACAGATATTATTGATGATGGGAAGAACGGATTGTTGGTTCCTCCGTTCTCGCATAAGGAGTTTGCCCGGAAGTTGGGCTCATTGATGAAAGATGAAGAACTGCGCAGGGAGATGTCAAAAAATTGTGTGCAGTATGTGAGGCGCTTTGACATACAGAATGTGGCGGACGAGTGGGAAAATGCCTTTGACCGACTGAAATCAACAGCTCGTCAATGA
- a CDS encoding glycosyltransferase family 2 protein: MNNLPEISVIVPVYKVEEYLPQCIDSILAQTFTDFELLLVDDGSPDRCGEICEEYAGKDTRIRVFHQANAGLSCARNTGLMNARGRYVTFIDSDDYVKPCYLERLYGALPADKTKEGVIVGSLDAYLPNGDFQTFHVPEQDIASEQMYLILTDLIDKRVAYAGSKLYDHRIIKQYRVGFVPFVSGLEDMLFMLDYLMYADFMVIRDYNNYVYRVGYSVDVLSVRINSFPAEYAAFSNFLERVYVYQKKFNLEDSSLDRTWNSLTVFFHKVILAIYKPEHKYTRQERLSFLHQVLLSDKEWIRRFFLPQYKADVLGKFLLCRVGASAFDGWMRFLSGIKFKKMFGAK, translated from the coding sequence ATGAATAATCTTCCGGAAATATCCGTTATAGTACCCGTTTATAAGGTAGAAGAGTACTTGCCCCAGTGCATTGACAGTATTCTTGCACAGACCTTTACGGATTTTGAGCTGTTGCTGGTAGATGACGGGAGCCCTGACCGTTGTGGGGAGATTTGTGAAGAGTATGCCGGGAAGGATACGAGGATACGGGTGTTCCATCAGGCTAATGCAGGATTGAGCTGTGCCCGGAATACTGGTTTGATGAATGCTCGTGGAAGATATGTAACCTTTATTGATTCAGATGATTATGTAAAGCCTTGTTATCTTGAAAGGCTGTACGGTGCATTGCCTGCCGATAAAACGAAGGAGGGAGTAATAGTCGGTTCTCTTGATGCGTATCTGCCAAATGGGGACTTTCAAACGTTTCACGTTCCCGAACAAGATATAGCTTCGGAACAGATGTATCTTATATTGACAGACTTGATAGACAAGCGTGTTGCGTACGCAGGCAGCAAGCTATACGACCATCGGATTATCAAGCAATACCGGGTGGGCTTTGTTCCTTTTGTTTCCGGACTGGAAGATATGCTGTTTATGTTGGACTACCTGATGTATGCGGATTTTATGGTTATTCGTGATTACAATAATTACGTTTATAGAGTAGGGTATTCTGTAGATGTGTTGTCTGTGCGTATAAACAGCTTTCCGGCAGAATATGCAGCATTCTCCAATTTTTTGGAAAGGGTCTATGTGTATCAAAAGAAATTTAATTTGGAGGATAGCTCACTGGATAGAACATGGAATTCATTGACTGTCTTTTTCCATAAAGTGATTTTGGCCATCTATAAACCAGAGCATAAGTATACCCGGCAGGAACGGTTGTCTTTTTTACATCAAGTCCTTTTATCAGACAAAGAATGGATAAGACGATTTTTTCTTCCACAGTATAAAGCGGATGTGTTGGGCAAATTCTTGCTTTGCAGGGTGGGGGCATCGGCTTTTGATGGGTGGATGCGTTTCTTGTCAGGTATAAAATTCAAGAAAATGTTTGGAGCGAAATAA